The DNA window CTACATTTATATGCCAGAAAACATATAGTGATGCACAGGCTAATAGGATAAAGGTTGCGGCTTGCTATTAGTTGCGATATGCGTTGGAAGGTGAAATAATTTTGTTTCATGGCCAGTTGAAAGGTCCAATAATCGTTGGTGGGCTCTAATGTTCCACGAGGTACAGACACTTTTATTTTCTAACACGATGTAAAGTTTTCTGCCTAACTAAGGTACGTAGCAAGttgaagaagatttttttttttttttttggtgtttaatACTAATTTACATTTGTTACTCAGAATCCTTTCTTGCTGCAGAACACATGTAAGGTTGGTATTTGGTCACTCATGAGTCACAACAGATGCTGTAAGACACCAGTATCGCGAAATAGCAATTGTTTGGTCCCCATGATTAACTAGTTTCAGCGTTTTGCCTCTTCCACATAATGCACTTGTAAAATTACCCCCTGGATCTTTTAGTTCCTTCTCGAGTTCTTGGCTTGCAGATCTTTCCTTTCTGAAGTCATTCAGGTTAATTTGCTGTCAAtgatttccttttgttttggcaaTGACTCGCCGTTAAGGGGCAACTGTTCCTTCTCTTTTCTGTTTCTTGAACCTTTTGTCATTCGAGTTGGAATTTAAGGGTCATATTTATTCCGGAAAATGTCAGTAAAGAAACCGGCAAGGAATGGATGAAATGAATCTAGTCGTAATATAATCCATCCTGCCGACACTTGCAATAATGCATATCCCACAGGCCACGACCCAAAGGTTTAAAAGCGTTAAGCTAACTTGCTAAGAATGTAAAGTCAACGTAAATAAGTAAATGAAGAGCCATAAATGTTTTCCAGAAAGAACGAAGGGATAAACCTAACAAAATTGTAATAAGTAAATATATATTCCCCAACACTCATTTCACAATCGAGGAAAGTGACAACTGGATCGCATGGGCTAATGCTTAATAATTCCCCACATCGCAACTTCCATGTTGCTGCCCATTTATCCTCTCTTGCAACTTTTTCTTgttaaaaaacaaaacaaaacaaaaaaaaaaaagaaaatcttgcACTCCTTAGTTTTCCACATATCCAGCATAGCTTCTACTACGGTTTCACAAGCACGGTTGGTACACCTTGACCAATAAACATTACGTGAAAACCTATCACTTCAACAAGGGAGGAGCGCCATTAATGGGGTAGTTGAAGAACTAGTCCTGGTCGAAAGAAAGCCGGAGAATGGGGCAACTGATGCGATAAAATAGTTGAAAGTTGAAACCGTGAAGCCGACATTGAGAGAATAAAACTAAAGATGCCAAAGAGTACGTAGTATATAGTTGGAAATGGCTAGACCGGAAATGCAACCGCGGAGAAATAAAGAGAAGGCGATTAAATCAATTGGATAACGGACATAAACTACTCAGATCCAACTGAATATTTTTGCTATTTACGAGAAATAAAATTACGAAAAGGGGGAGATAACCTGGCACATTTGGTTGCTGGAAGGAATGTAGCAAGAAAAAAGCACAGGGGGCAGCATACTTTGGATAAGCGCGCGTAAGACTGACTGatttagtaagtttaattaATCCAAGTGACTTATGTTTAATGATAGTTGGGACTAGATTACAACATAACGCTCttcgaaaaagaaaagggaattaaCCATCTCGAAAATGCAGATTACAGAGATCTGGACTTCTTCAAGAACTGAAAAACAAATACAAGTACTAATTAATAGTTTCATTTAGGACCAATAAATAGTATGTAACTAAGAGGACTAAACTGCCATACTATTGGCTAACAAAGGATGAAAGGCGACCACAAATACACCTCAAGGCATCAAACTTTTTATAATCGTCATGTACGATTGATTGGTGGCGCTATAACCTCCATCCACGACCAGGTTCAATCCACTTACAAACTTGGCCGCATCGCTAGATAGGTACAACGCTGCCTCGGCAACGTCCTCAGCGGTGGGCACCACGCCTTTCAAGTTGGCCGACGCACAAATGATCCCTTCCACAGCTTTCTGGTCCAACCCCATCGCATTTCTCAGCAATGGAGTGGCCACGGCGCAAGGAGATATGCAATTAACTCTGATGCCGTATTGCCCTAGCTCCACGCACAGGTTCTTCGTAAGCCCCACGACTGCGTGCTTCGACACGGTGTAAGAATGAGGTGACTCCCCGCAAGAAACCGAAGCAAGACTGGAAGTAAAGAGGATCACCCCCTTCTTAGCTGGGATCATAACCTTTGCAGCATATTTGGCTCCCAAGAATGCACCGTAAACGTTCACGTCGAAAACCCTTTTGAAGTTTTCATTATCTGCATCTACAATGGTGAAATCTAAGTTTCCGGGGATCCCGGCATTGTTGTACATTATATCCAGCTTGCCATACTGGGACATGGCGAGATCAACCAGATTTTTAACGTCAATGTCTTtagtaacatcacaatggacgAAGGTAACATCTCCAGAAGAACTGAGTTCTTCACAGAGGGAGTGTCCCAAGTCATCCTGAACGTCAGCAATGATTACTCTTGCCCCGTGCTGTACGAAAAGTCGCACGGTGCTTTCACCGAAGCCGCTTGCACCACCAGTGATAATGGCAACTTTGCCTTCTAATCTGCATCCGTTTTTGGGACGGAGGAGTGGTTTCCAATTTCCATACGTTAGTTAGTtacctgaattaattaattGGGAAATTAAACGAAAGAAGTGAAGTCCGGACCAGATGACGAACAGATTATAAGTAGTGAGTTTACCTTTTGTTGGTTGGGCCATTTGATGAATTAGAGGAGCAACCGTTCATCTTTAACAGTTTGTAGGTTGCCAATGACTTGGGAGATCCTAACCAATGGGATGCTCTATGGGCTAGCCTGGCATTTATACTAAAAATTTACTACTACTTGAGTTGCGAAAAATAGGTTAAAAGCCAACCAATGCCAAAGGCTTTTCTAGCACTTCGTAATTTTATGATTGATCGACATGATTGTGTTAAATTTCGATTTGGGGGGCGACAGTGTGGGACGGAAGAAGTACAGAGAAAATCAAGAAGAATTAAATTACCACAACTGCTACCAGAATTGGACACTGTATAAgtgaagaaaaacaaaggaggCTGAAGCTACTTTCCATGTGTTATAATTGAGGATAATGATGTTCAACTTGTCTGACCTCCGGGCTGAAGGATCGATCATGTATACCAATATagtaaaaagtgggacagagaacGGTACAGGGTgtgagacagaagatccgttgcgagTTAATAAGGTGTTGAGATTATACTTTGATCTTTCTGTTCCGTACGTGAAACAAaccccaccaccaccaccagcgAAAAAGAAGACCTATTTGTGCGCGGATATTATTTGTCTAAAAGGACGGAATTCATGAGAGAGCCATACTCTTTGATCTAATGAAGGGCCAAACTCACTTattcttttgtttaattttcaAATGTTAACGTTTTACTCTTGTCGATTCCTGAATTACAACATGCACTAATTGCATTGCATCACAAATTGTTTGAGTTCAACAAAGAAAGTATGTGCATTGGAACGACTCAACCAAGTGAATAGTTTAGTTGGGCCTGTTTGATAGAGAGCATGCATTTCAAAAAGAgatctttttttccccttattcTTTGTGAGTATTTTCTCGCACATAAAATTCGCCACACCTTCCAGATGGAGACTGAAGCATGTAATGGATATAGTAGTATTAAACATAAATAAGTAAAAAATGGTACATATAAAGTGGTGAAAAATATAGCTGAATTCTCATTCTTAAAGGAAGAATAAACGCTAACCATCCCCATTGAAAAAGTATACGTTTCAGTAGCTGGTTACACGAGATTTCGAGGAAAAAAGACGCAAGTTTCACATCACGCATAAAATAGTTTGCATTCGGCCTACCCAACTAAATTCTAATCATAATCTTGGAAGGACAAGGTATGCACATCTCTCCATTCGAAGTACAGAACTCCGTTACTCTGTTTCAAATCCTATTAATTAGCTTCACCAGCCAACCTGCATTGGTTCGACCGACCATTCTGTTCTACCTTTCCTCTATAATTGACACACAATCTGCAGAAGACTCAGAACCTTCAAGATGTCACAGAGACTTGGTAAACGCTGAACCACATACATTTGTAGATTCTATCTACAGAATACCGTTGTGATATCAGTTGTTAGTATACTTCAGGTCACTATTCTCAGCAGAAAGCCACAGAGCACTTGGTAACTGCAGATATATTCTTCCTTTA is part of the Coffea eugenioides isolate CCC68of chromosome 6, Ceug_1.0, whole genome shotgun sequence genome and encodes:
- the LOC113774656 gene encoding secoisolariciresinol dehydrogenase-like, encoding MNGCSSNSSNGPTNKRLEGKVAIITGGASGFGESTVRLFVQHGARVIIADVQDDLGHSLCEELSSSGDVTFVHCDVTKDIDVKNLVDLAMSQYGKLDIMYNNAGIPGNLDFTIVDADNENFKRVFDVNVYGAFLGAKYAAKVMIPAKKGVILFTSSLASVSCGESPHSYTVSKHAVVGLTKNLCVELGQYGIRVNCISPCAVATPLLRNAMGLDQKAVEGIICASANLKGVVPTAEDVAEAALYLSSDAAKFVSGLNLVVDGGYSATNQSYMTIIKSLMP